In Oryza sativa Japonica Group chromosome 2, ASM3414082v1, the following are encoded in one genomic region:
- the LOC4330997 gene encoding cytochrome c oxidase copper chaperone 1: protein MGSTEHPIPAQSPACPTVSEGGSAAPAPATDSKPKKKICCACPDTKRLRDECIVEHGESACTKWIEAHKRCLRAEGFNV, encoded by the coding sequence ATGGGTAGCACAGAACACCCAATTCCTGCGCAGTCACCTGCTTGCCCAACTGTGAGCGAAGGGGGGTCGGCTGCTCCAGCTCCTGCTACTGATTCAAAGCCAAAGAAGAAGATATGCTGTGCGTGCCCTGATACGAAGAGGCTGAGAGACGAGTGCATCGTCGAGCATGGGGAATCTGCGTGCACCAAGTGGATCGAAGCTCACAAGCGGTGCCTCCGAGCTGAGGGTTTTAATGTCTGA